A genomic region of Pelodiscus sinensis isolate JC-2024 chromosome 19, ASM4963464v1, whole genome shotgun sequence contains the following coding sequences:
- the ZNF414 gene encoding zinc finger protein 414: MHHQEMSPSPGPARGTPAPTLHELRASPGPVRSKALKTEPEAALPGAGHNDPAAGSGGSGAQAQDLRLPKRRPLPGKHYPCSSYGCKLAFRSMQELMDHMRVHYRPTQSLEGKIFHCPTQGCPETFPSMQDLVAHMKVHYKPNRYFKCENCLLRFRTHRSLFKHLHVCSDSARSPSPAQRAEKPPPPATSGLEKAPPAKLLEGLPKLQSVIRHMEKEAIPPSMDTASLPASLPGLHSSLEPLPLVSPASHPFPLLEPSLFGPSSLTRFSGQPPATGPGPFLPYVHPSPYSFPPASVQQRLRPYLPSQGPAGSNAVWKKSQGVCVGPRPPRFGSGVTPGHSSNSRIVWEHTRGRYTCMQCPFSSAAREEITLHIEDQHKNPPLPSRLDGEMDFGVGLAPYHAKLPAELDNSLYSQL, from the exons ATG CATCACCAGGAGATGAGCCCCTCGCCGGGCCCTGCCCGTGGCACCCCGGCCCCCACTCTCCACGAGCTCCGCGCCTCGCCCGGCCCTGTGCGCAGCAAAGCCCTGAAGACAGAGCCAGAGGCGGCGCTGCCCGGGG caggcCACAATGACCCAGCTGCAGGAAGCGGAGGCAGCGGGGCTCAAGCGCAGGACCTGCGGCTCCCAAAGCGCCGACCCCTCCCAG GGAAGCACTACCCGTGCTCCAGCTACGGCTGCAAGCTGGCCTTCCGCAGCATGCAGGAGCTGATGGACCACATGCGAGTCCACTACCGACCCACGCAGTCCCTGGAGG gtaaAATATTCCACTGCCCCACGCAGGGCTGCCCGGAGACCTTCCCCAGCATGCAGGACCTGGTGGCCCACATGAAGGTGCACTACAAGCCGAACCGCTACTTCAA GTGTGAGAACTGCCTGCTGCGCTTCCGGACCCACCGCTCCCTCTTCAAACACCTGCACGTCTGCTCCGACAGCGcccgcagcccctccccggcGCAGAGAGCCGAgaagccccccccgcccgctaCCTCCGGCCTGGAGAAGGCCCCCCCGGCCAAGCTGCTGGAGGGGCTGCCCAAGCTCCAGAGCGTCATCCGGCACATGGAGAAAGAAGCCATCCCCCCCAGCATGGACACGGCCTCGCTCCCCGCGAGCCTCCCCGGCCTCCacagctccctggagcccttGCCTCTGGTGTCCCCGGCCTCCCACCCGTTCCCGCTGCTGGAGCCCTCGCTCTTCGGGCCGTCCTCCCTCACCCGGTTCTCGGGCCAGCCTCCCGCCACGGGGCCGGGCCCTTTCCTGCCCtacgtgcacccctccccctacaGCTTCCCTCCGGCGTCGGTTCAGCAGCGCCTCCGGCCCTACCTGCCCAGCCAAGGCCCCGCCGGCTCCAACGCCGTGTGGAAGAAAAGCCAAG GTGTGTGTGTCGGCCCACGCCCCCCCCGCTTTGGCTCAGGTGTGACTCCAG gCCACTCCTCCAACAGCCGCATCGTGTGGGAGCACACGCGGGGGCGCTACACCTGCATGCAGTGCCCGTTCTCCAGCGCCGCGCGGGAGGAGATCACCCTGCACATCGAGGACCAGCACAAGAACCCGCCCCTGCCCAGCCGGCTGGACGGAGAGATGg ACTTTGGTGTGGGCCTTGCTCCCTACCACGCGAAGCTGCCGGCGGAGCTGGACAACTCCCTGTACTCCCAGCTCTGA